The sequence AGCTGTGCTATTATGGTTTTCTACAAGTGGTGGAGTATCTATAATTAGAGATTTTAGTATTGCCATTACACTGGAAAATATCCCAAAAAATTTAATAGTATCCTCACTAACGACAAAAAATGTATTTATTACTGTGCAAGGGAATAGAAGTGTTATTTTGAAATGTCAGGCATCTGCTTTTTATCTCCCAATTGATTTATCAAAGAGTAATAAACCAGGAACATATTCATATAACCTGATTCCGGATGAAGTTTATACCCCTACTGGAATTAAGGTTATTTCCATAGAACCACGAAAGGTAATACTTGCCTTAAGGGAAAAGAAGAAGTAGTGCTCTGCTGTGATAGAGCAGTAGGTAGTGGTAGGGTTCTGCAAAATAGGATTTGGGGCAGACAACAAATAAATATCAAATATAAATATCAAAATGCAAAATTACAAATCAAATTTCAAAAAGGACTTCAAAAAAAAGACTGTATAACTTTACTCTGCGACTTATAGAATTCATCGATAAGTTGCCAAAGGATAGTGTTTCTCAAAGAGTTGGAGGAATTTGGTAATATCTTTGCTTCAAGTATTTTAACGCTGAAAGGAAAGAGAT comes from bacterium and encodes:
- a CDS encoding CdaR family protein, translating into MTHLHIYRWIINNLWLKLSCFLLAVLLWFSTSGGVSIIRDFSIAITLENIPKNLIVSSLTTKNVFITVQGNRSVILKCQASAFYLPIDLSKSNKPGTYSYNLIPDEVYTPTGIKVISIEPRKVILALREKKK